The stretch of DNA GAATGTTCTCGCCGATAATGTACATGTGCTCCTCCTTTGGAGTGTGTGAGTATACAGGTTGACAGGTAAACAAGTAAACAAGCACCGACCTGTCTACTTGTTTACCTGCCTACAGATTACGCGCCTTGCGGCAATCCACCAAACCACTTGGTGACAGTATAGTGCATTTTGTGTCCGAACCCTTGCGGTTGCAAATACATGAACGGGCACACACCGTACACGGTTGCGATGTTTTGCTCTTTGCAAAATTGAATCGCGGCTTGCGACACCGCGCCGGGTCCGCCGCCCTTGTGCATCCACACGCGCGGGATGCCGAGTTCTGCCACCTCGCGCACGACCTGATCGGTCACGCTTGGCGGCACCGCGAGCAGAACGCCATCGAGTTTCGCCGGCACGTCGCGCAACGCGGCGAAACATTCGACGCCGGGAATCTCGCGTGCGGGATTGACCGCGTACACATTGTACCCCCGTTTTTTGAATTCATCGTACAGTGTACGACCCCAACCCATTTTATCGCGCGTCACGCCGACGATCGCGATGTGTTTTTGGTTCAGAAAATCCTGTGCCAGTTCTTTCATGTTTACCTCGTAGGGATAGAAGTTGGAGGTTAGAATTCGCTCCTCCAGTTTCTAACGTCCAATTTCCAGATTCCATTTCCACAATCGCGCGAACACGTCCTCCAACGCCGGACCCAGCTTCGCCGGGTCATCCGTTTTTTCCGGCTCGTTCTGGAACACGGCGAACGGAA from Chloroflexota bacterium encodes:
- a CDS encoding CoA-binding protein: MKELAQDFLNQKHIAIVGVTRDKMGWGRTLYDEFKKRGYNVYAVNPAREIPGVECFAALRDVPAKLDGVLLAVPPSVTDQVVREVAELGIPRVWMHKGGGPGAVSQAAIQFCKEQNIATVYGVCPFMYLQPQGFGHKMHYTVTKWFGGLPQGA